A region from the Rosa rugosa chromosome 6, drRosRugo1.1, whole genome shotgun sequence genome encodes:
- the LOC133718460 gene encoding protein MAINTENANCE OF PSII UNDER HIGH LIGHT 1 — MASAAHALMAANTFTRTFPTQNTFFFSKRHHKINHLTIRASTEDADCNVEECAPEKEVGKVSVEWLAGEKTKVAGTFPPRKTRGWTGYVEKDTAGQTNIYSVEPAVYVAESGISSGTAGSSSDGAENTAAIAAGLALIAIAAASSILLQVGKNPPQIQKVEYSGPSLSYYINKFKPQEIIQASAPSVSESSSTIQPESLAPEPSQVKVDSEVQLEPSAYGGSTIS; from the exons ATGGCAAGTGCAGCCCATGCTTTGATGGCAGCAAACACGTTTACACGCACATTCCCTACACAAAacaccttcttcttctccaaaagACATCACAAGATTAATCATCTCACCATCAGAGCTTCCACTGAAGACGCTGACTGTAATGTTGAAGAATGTGCTCCTGAAAAGGAG GTCGGAAAGGTCAGCGTGGAGTGGTTGGCTGGTGAGAAGACAAAAGTAGCAGGGACATTTCCTCCTCGTAAGACTCGGGGTTGGACTGGATATGTTGAGAAGGACACGGCTGGGCAGACAAATATATACTCTGTGGAG CCTGCAGTTTATGTAGCAGAAAGCGGAATAAGCTCAGGAACTGCAGGTTCTTCTTCTGATGGAGCTGAGAACACAGCAGCAATAGCTGCTGGACTTGCCCTCATCGCTATCGCTGCAGCTTCCTCCATACTCCTCCAAGTAGGTAAGAACCCACCACAGATTCAGAAAGTAGAATACTCTGGGCCATCACTTAGTTACTACATCAACAAGTTCAAGCCACAAGAGATAATACAAGCCTCGGCGCCAAGTGTGAGTGAATCGTCCTCAACAATTCAGCCAGAAAGCTTAGCGCCAGAACCTTCCCAGGTTAAGGTTGATTCAGAAGTTCAGCTGGAGCCTTCTGCTTACGGTGGCAGCACTATCTCTTAG
- the LOC133716224 gene encoding transcription termination factor MTERF9, chloroplastic-like encodes MEGFASHLGRRLISNTEIPAGQDDSTVSYLVNSCGLSPEAAIVASHKVKLRSLVKSDSVLALLKHYELSDAHISKVVRIHPHVLVANAQETLLPKLEFLCSIGMSRLDLAKTLTYNPMVLTRSLKNCIIPCYTFLKSVVLSDFKVVNIWKRHPRIFGAILSKNVIPNMGLLRELGMPQSCIAQLLTSHADVMMRKPEFFSQLVGEVKEMGFDPQNVSFVKAIPALSGKETTWKRCQEVYKRWGWSENHIGSAFRLSPQCMVMSEKKLMGIMDFLVNKMGWQSQTIAKYPHVLTYSLQKRIIPRFSVVRVLFLKGLIEEENVSLATVISRSEESFLDRFVNRYLSQVPQLLDVYRGKVDIQDVL; translated from the coding sequence ATGGAGGGATTTGCTTCACATTTGGGTAGAAGACTTATCAGCAACACCGAAATCCCAGCCGGCCAAGACGATTCTACGGTCTCCTACCTGGTTAACTCATGTGGGCTTTCCCCAGAAGCCGCCATTGTAGCATCCCACAAGGTAAAGCTTCGATCTTTGGTGAAATCAGACTCCGTTTTAGCGCTTTTGAAACACTATGAATTATCAGATGCCCATATCTCAAAGGTTGTGCGGATACACCCACATGTTCTGGTGGCAAATGCCCAGGAAACCCTTTTGCCAAAGCTCGAGTTTTTGTGCTCCATAGGAATGTCAAGGCTCGACCTTGCAAAAACACTGACCTACAACCCAATGGTTTTGACGCGAAGCTTGAAAAACTGCATTATACCCTGTTATACCTTCCTCAAAAGCGTGGTGCTCTCTGATTTCAAGGTCGTCAATATTTGGAAGCGCCACCCACGGATTTTCGGGGCAATTCTATCCAAGAATGTGATACCCAATATGGGGCTTCTGAGAGAATTGGGCATGCCCCAGTCCTGTATTGCCCAGTTGCTAACATCTCATGCTGATGTTATGATGAGAAAGCCTGAATTCTTCAGTCAACTTGTGGGTGAGGTCAAAGAAATGGGATTTGACCCTCAAAATGTAAGCTTTGTGAAGGCCATTCCCGCATTATCTGGGAAAGAGACGACATGGAAACGATGTCAAGAGGTTTATAAGAGGTGGGGTTGGTCTGAGAATCATATAGGTTCTGCTTTCAGGCTGTCTCCACAGTGTATGGTTATGTCAGAGAAGAAACTAATGGGAATAATGGATTTCTTAGTGAACAAGATGGGGTGGCAGTCGCAAACAATTGCGAAATATCCCCATGTTTTGACTTACAGCTTGCAGAAGAGAATCATCCCGAGGTTTTCAGTTGTTCGAGTTTTGTTTTTGAAAGGATTGATAGAAGAGGAGAACGTGAGTTTGGCTACTGTGatttcgaggtcggaggagtcCTTCTTGGATAGGTTTGTGAACAGATATCTCAGCCAAGTACCTCAATTGTTGGATGTGTACCGTGGAAAAGTGGATATCCAGGATGTGTTGTAA